One Scomber scombrus chromosome 23, fScoSco1.1, whole genome shotgun sequence genomic window, tatgaatttaaacatttttttctctccctccaaaCCTCACTTTGAGAATCGACACAGCACCATTTGAGGTATaagaggatttttttcttttctctggcTAAACTGAAGTCATCACAGGTTTgttcatcatttacaaaataactCATTTCGCTCACACAacaacagaattttttttaaaaaaagaaggaattatttataaatattaacaAACTGTGTCTCTAAAGACAATGTAACATGTAGACCAGTatgtacaaaacaaaatgaaacaggcACAAACTTTGGAATCTTCATACACCCAAAAAATTATCCATACTCTTCTTCCACATCCAGCATCCAAGCTTGGTCCTCTTTGCTTCGTGCTCATTCGCTCTGAGGCTTGTAGCTGACAGAGGCAGCGATTTGACTTTGGGCATTTTGTCTTTTGCCGTTCACAATAgtgagcagaggagagtccactCGAATACTTTTGAAGTCAAACGActagaaaaggaagaaaaaagaaaaattacacaACATTATAATAAGAACTGGGACTCAAAGACGCTCAAATATTTACCGCCACACGAACACTGACCTTATCTTTATGTGTTATACTGTGTCGTTTGACCTGAGGTTCAGGAATGACTACAGTGTCTCCTATGAGGACGCCCCAGCTGTCTGCCGTGTTGTACACCATCACCACTATGCATGTCTCCTCGCTGTCCACCATGCCGAATGTACTGGGAGAAAAACGAGTAAGATTTTACAACACCGCTCCGAAATTCACAACAAAACTGAAGCAAACTGCACGAGGATTAAGTGCACTTACAAAGCCATGCGACCCTCCGAGGCCAGACTGAACACCACCTTGCCCAGGGCGGCCACCCCGGCGTTGTGGCCGTGCGTGAGGGACGACAGAGTTCGGGGCTCCAGGCTGCCCACGCGGCCCGTCGGAGAACGAAACTGAGGGGAGGAGCAGGGACCCAGAGCCGACGTGTTGAGGTTAGAGAGCATCGTCCGTAACCGACGCGCCTTCACCTTCCCCTGAAGAGAGGCACAGACTGGATGTAAGAGGCTAATCGAACAACAGGGCAGGACTTTGCTGCCACCTTGTGGTCAAAAACAGGATCCTAACATCTTGATAGTATTAGTTTATATACAATAATTATTACTACAAATATTAATACTAGCAAACAtgctaaaaaaaattacattttattagaagaaatgtattaatataCGTATTCTATGATGctgacataaataaaaatgacaggaaaaacaaaaggagatGATAAAAGTATAATACACGTTCACTTCTTACATGATATTTCCTTCTTAAAAAGTTCAGGAgtgtatctttatttttaatgacaGCATTTTATCCATCTCCTTTATGTAACTGCATGTTCCCTCTTTACTGAAATGCAATTTGCTATATTGAATTTTCCCATAACTTTGTTCCAGATTTGACTGCAGGGACCAGCTACATTATTTCTGTAACCATAATTTAGTTTGAACTTTGTGATGACTCTCTTTGTTTCGGACTCCTTGGCGTCTAGTTGCAGGAGCCTGTTGAGCGGACTGAGATCGTCGGGGAGATTAGCCACTTGCCCTTTTCTTTCACCTCCCCTACCCCAGCCTCTACCCTTTTTGATTTTGGTCTTtagtttcatttctcttttagtTACATGCAACAACAATTTCTGTACGTTCTCCCCCAAATTTCATGTTTCACTGTATTCTATTTAGAAATAATCTAGAAGTCAATGcagaatgaaaataatccttagtTTTAGGCTACTAGAGAAGATTTCAAATGCTTTTATCCATTTCTCCATTTATTTGCTCCCAAATTaggtaaaaaaacaatacaatctattaaatacatttagttaAAACATagtattctttatattttgcttttattgaataaaaaaagtGCGATAAAAGAATGAGTTTTCACGCATATCTTGTCCTGACACTGGCAGCAGTAACTCACCTTGTTCTGTATGAGTTCTGTGACTTTCCCCAGGTACTCCAGCagctgcctctccctctccggAGGCTCCTCCCAGCCCGGGTCGAGTGCTGCCGCTCGGCTGTAGCCGCCGAGCGCCGAACCGTACATCTCCTCGTACTGGAACAGCGTGGCCCGGTTGAAATGCAGCTCCGGGTAACAAGACGCGGCTCTGTCCACCTTCTCCTATAAAAGGGGATAAAAAGAGAAGAATCAAACATGAATTTGTacctttttttgtggatttttgaAAACGAGTTCACTGTTTAAGTCGGCATGTTTTTACTCACAGACTGTGCATAGGCACTTAGAGCTTGTTGAGACAGCTGTGGATTCTGTCCACAGGTGAAAAACAGCGACACGTAAGCATTTCCCAGGATAtctgtaaaaaaagaataacatttaaacacaatctGCATTATGACTTCCATCTAACTCTGGGTCTGTATAACTAAGAGCTCCTTCATTACAGAGATCTAAAAGAGCTCTACCCAGCACcccatgaagaagaaaataccCCTGAGGCTCTACTCA contains:
- the ttc5 gene encoding tetratricopeptide repeat protein 5 → MAEDEKSSEPVKEKNELQIMKELVDEMYNYRDCYFETHSVEEAGRKQQDVAQEMEKTLKKLEEKEERFKHKAEFLLQKGRCLNVAPDFSTVAEECLSRAVKLEPGLVEGWNTLGEQYWKKGDLTGAKNCFTGALQQSKNKVSLRNLSMVLRQLPAANSDAHGKQVLESVDMARNAVQLDVTDGTSWYILGNAYVSLFFTCGQNPQLSQQALSAYAQSEKVDRAASCYPELHFNRATLFQYEEMYGSALGGYSRAAALDPGWEEPPERERQLLEYLGKVTELIQNKGKVKARRLRTMLSNLNTSALGPCSSPQFRSPTGRVGSLEPRTLSSLTHGHNAGVAALGKVVFSLASEGRMAFTFGMVDSEETCIVVMVYNTADSWGVLIGDTVVIPEPQVKRHSITHKDKSFDFKSIRVDSPLLTIVNGKRQNAQSQIAASVSYKPQSE